From Etheostoma spectabile isolate EspeVRDwgs_2016 unplaced genomic scaffold, UIUC_Espe_1.0 scaffold00018676, whole genome shotgun sequence, the proteins below share one genomic window:
- the LOC116681695 gene encoding zinc finger protein 260 produces the protein MPVITSVESEANRDHQLLSHNSHGAESQDQKGGQHGDSGSARNAEPEPKKRRRKSRSHCNNVDNTNMSEVHSNTQTELPQQHVCKEEEVLSDQQLNMPVITSVESEANRDHQLLSHNSHGAESQDQKGGQHGDSGSARNAEPEPKKRRRKSRSHCNNVDNTNMSETDVHKLSVVKAEVPPEQQGWSSSLDQEDPDPPHIKEEQQQLWTSREEEQLQGLEEADIKFPFTTVPEKSEEDDEEKAQSSQLHESQTEENREAERTGPDGEDCGGPEPARNSDPDSPLQPATHDKTSDSPESETDDSAEWEETREPQTGLNPLSNNEEPVSDVGCNTGNTSVSSSECTGSFGRKKHLQKHSGAQTGEKPFSCSVCGKRYLRKKTLTTHMKLHSKEKCSTCSVCKASFCQPGNLVVHMRIHGGEKPFSCSVCDKKFALKQNLRRHLTVHTGEKPFSCSVCSKSFTQKKTLRQHLTVHRGEKPFSCSVCSKCFAHKRTLRQHLTIHVGEKPFSCSVCSKRFTQKKTLRQHLTVHTGEKPFNCSVCSKGFAAPSNLRRHVVVHTREKSFSCSVCSKSFALKQTLSQHLTIHTEEKPFSCSVCSKSFSQKRTLKRHLIVHTRAESEIP, from the exons ATGCCAGTTATAACCTCTGTGGAATCAGAAGCAAACCGTGACCACCAGCTCCTCTCTCACAACTCTCATGGAGCTGAGAGTCAAGATCAGAAAGGAGGCCAGCATGGAGACTCAGGATCAGCTAGAAATGCAGAGCCAGAACCAAAGAAGAGACGACGCAAGAGCAGAAGTCACTGTAACAACGTAGACAACACTAACATGTCAGAGGTTCACTCTAATACTCAAACAG agctcccacagcaacatgtctgtaaggaggaggaggttctcTCTGACCAGCAGCTCAACATGCCAGTTATAACCTCTGTGGAATCAGAAGCAAACCGTGACCACCAGCTCCTCTCTCACAACTCTCATGGAGCTGAGAGCCAAGACCAGAAAGGAGGCCAGCATGGAGACTCAGGATCAGCTAGAAATGCAGAGCCAGAACCAAAGAAGAGACGACGCAAGAGCAGAAGTCACTGTAACAACGTAGACAACACTAACATGTCAGAAACAG ACGTCCATAAGCTGTCGGTGGTTAAAGCAgaggttccccctgagcagcaggggtggagctccagtctggaccaggaggacccagaccccccacacattaaagaggaacagcagCAACTCTGGACCAGTCGGGAGgaagagcagcttcaagggctggaggaggctgatatcaagTTCCCGTTCACTACTGTCCCTGAGAAGagtgaagaagatgatgaagagaaagctcagtcctcacagcttcatgaaagccaaactgaggagaacagagaagcagagagaacaggacctgatggagaggactgtgggggaccagaaccagccaggaactcagaTCCAGATAGTCCTTTACAACCAGCTACTCATGACAAGACTTCAGACTCCCCTGAATCTGAGACTGATGATAGTGCAGAATGGGAGGAGACTAGGGAACCTCAGACAGGTTTAAACCCTCTGTCAAACAATGAAGAACCTGTAAGTGATGTTGGATGTAACACTGGAAACACATCAGTTAGCTCCTCTGAATGTACAGGAAGCTTTGGCCGCAAGAAACATCTGCAGAAACACTCTGGAGCCcaaacaggagagaaaccatttagttgcTCAGTTTGTGGTAAAAGATACCTTCGGAAGAAAACCTTAACGACTCACATGAAACTtcattcaaaagaaaaatgttccaCCTGCTCAGTTTGCAAAGCAAGTTTCTGTCAGCCTGGCAATTTGGTTgtacacatgagaatccacggAGGTGAAAAACCATTTAGTTGTTcagtttgtgataaaaaatTTGCGCTGAAGCAAAATCTGAGACGACATTTGACTGTCCACACGGGAGAAAAACCATTTAGTTGTTCAGTTTGTAGTAAAAGTTTTACACAAAAGAAAACTCTGAGACAACATTTGACTGTCCACAGGGGGgagaaaccatttagttgcTCAGTTTGTAGTAAATGTTTTGCACATAAGCGAACTCTGAGACAACATTTGACTATCCACGTGGGGgagaaaccatttagttgcTCAGTTTGTAGTAAACGTTTTACACAAAAGAAAACTCTGAGACAACATTTGACTGTCCACACAGGTGAAAAGCCATTTAATTGTTCAGTTTGTAGTAAAGGTTTTGCAGCCCCTAGCAATCTGAGGCGACACGTGGTCGTCCACACAAGGGAGAAATCTTTTAGTTGTTCAGTGTGTAGTAAAAGTTTTGCATTAAAACAAACTCTGAGTCAACATTTGACTATCCACACGGAGgagaaaccatttagttgcTCAGTTTGTAGTAAAAGTTTTTCACAAAAGCGAACTCTGAAACGACACTTGATTGTCCACACGAGAGCTGAATCTGAGATCCCTTAA